From the genome of Psychrilyobacter atlanticus DSM 19335, one region includes:
- a CDS encoding MATE family efflux transporter, whose protein sequence is MINRLESEPISKLLIEYSIPAILGMVVTVMYSVVDTMFIGHRLGTESLAGVAMVFPLSRVSNSISVLISAGGGVLISIALGEKNKDKVKKILGNQIFLTLTLCLVIIVSQVLFLPYFLKGHDNNLKMVEEAISYGRVFLFCSFFNTVTLSFNNAIRAQGYPKLVLLTAVASSLTNIVLDYIFIFPLNLGVRGAAIASLIASILPLWMIAYFMSKNNRLMRIKLKDLKFDFKIIKNILKLGAATAIIPFANGALIGIFNMKLIVLGGTTAVAVYGIYMTIHSVVLMISSGISAGVQPIISHNLGAEKYFRVSEAIKIAVKSGTLISLGIFFLIQLFPGLIIKSFITDSETIELGIEALRYGFILAPVMIMTIMISGVYRAMGDAKKAFTYNFLRKVIIIFPIIFILPNILGIKGIWLARPISDLIALTIMLPALLKTIKKLNSKVEISTLT, encoded by the coding sequence ATGATTAATCGATTAGAAAGTGAACCGATATCAAAATTATTAATAGAATACTCTATACCTGCTATATTGGGAATGGTAGTAACAGTTATGTATTCTGTAGTAGATACTATGTTTATTGGCCATAGATTGGGAACAGAATCTTTGGCAGGAGTTGCGATGGTTTTTCCGCTTTCTAGAGTATCTAATTCAATCTCTGTGTTAATTAGTGCTGGAGGCGGAGTCTTGATCTCTATAGCCTTAGGGGAAAAGAACAAAGACAAGGTGAAAAAGATATTAGGAAATCAAATTTTTCTAACTCTGACTCTATGTTTAGTAATAATAGTAAGTCAGGTATTATTTTTACCGTATTTTTTAAAAGGTCATGATAATAATTTAAAAATGGTAGAAGAAGCTATAAGTTATGGGAGAGTATTTTTGTTCTGTTCCTTCTTTAATACTGTGACACTGAGCTTCAATAATGCTATAAGGGCTCAAGGTTATCCAAAATTAGTTTTGTTGACTGCTGTGGCCAGTTCTTTGACCAATATAGTTTTAGATTATATCTTTATATTCCCATTGAATTTAGGAGTTAGAGGAGCAGCTATAGCTAGTTTGATAGCCAGTATTTTACCCCTATGGATGATAGCTTACTTTATGTCGAAAAACAACAGATTAATGAGAATAAAATTAAAGGATTTAAAATTTGATTTTAAAATAATAAAAAATATTTTGAAATTAGGTGCTGCTACAGCAATAATACCATTTGCAAATGGGGCATTAATAGGTATCTTCAATATGAAATTAATAGTTTTAGGAGGTACCACTGCAGTAGCTGTTTATGGGATATATATGACTATTCATTCTGTTGTTTTGATGATCAGTTCAGGCATTTCAGCAGGAGTACAGCCAATCATAAGCCATAACCTAGGTGCTGAAAAATATTTTAGAGTTTCAGAAGCAATAAAAATTGCTGTAAAAAGCGGTACTTTAATATCCTTAGGAATATTTTTCTTAATCCAGTTATTTCCCGGGCTAATCATAAAAAGTTTTATTACTGACAGCGAAACTATTGAGTTAGGGATAGAGGCTTTGAGGTACGGATTTATCCTTGCTCCAGTTATGATAATGACTATCATGATTTCAGGTGTTTATAGAGCTATGGGGGATGCTAAAAAAGCATTCACTTATAATTTTTTAAGAAAAGTTATAATTATATTTCCTATTATATTTATACTTCCAAATATCCTAGGAATAAAAGGAATATGGTTAGCAAGACCTATATCAGATCTCATAGCATTAACTATAATGCTGCCGGCATTACTAAAAACCATAAAAAAATTAAACTCTAAAGTAGAAATTTCTACTTTAACTTAA
- a CDS encoding ribonucleoside-diphosphate reductase subunit alpha, protein MNRMVINRDGIKEPIDVDKIREKLIKACEGLDINMVELESHIDTIYQEDITTKRIQESLINLTVSMTNFESSHWTNVGGRLLMMEIEREVYHGRGYSYGDFYKTVTDLCKDNIYDNRLLDYTKKEIQELNNYMVPDRDMNYDYAGANMFINRYLLKYNGEVWELPQEVFMTISMMLSLNEKKDRVEKVKKFYDVLSLKKISLATPILANLRVPNGNLASCFISAIDDNIESIFYNVDSIAKISKNGGGVGVNLSRIRGKGSVVNGYLNASGGVTPWIKIINDTAVAVNQQGRRAGAVTVALDTWHIDMEQFLELQSENGDQRGKSYDVYPQVVVSDLFMKRVEENKIWTLFDPYEVRKKYNLELCELYGDEFEEAYNKLEEDFDLKIVKKISARELLKEIMKTQIETGMPYIFFKDTANRMNHNSHSGMIGNGNLCMESFSNFSPTKKFDEVREDTVGISKNTLGEVHTCNLLSLNLAEVQDEELEEISILAVRLLDNTIELTKSPLRESDRHNELYRTVGVGAMGLSDYLAYRYLMYEESAEEVDKLFEKIALYTLKGSAILAKERGQYKMFSGSSWDKGVFFGKPKQHYIDSSEIGSEWAEVFEMVAADGIRNGELTAVAPNTSTSLLMGATASVNPVFSRFFIEKNQKGAVPRVVKHLNDRSWFYSEAKKIDPKEYVRVMSKISRWITQGVSMELLFDLNKDIKAKDIYDTIMTAWKTQCKSIYYTRTIQKNSNIMREKEECESCSG, encoded by the coding sequence ATGAATAGGATGGTCATCAATAGAGATGGGATAAAGGAACCTATAGATGTAGATAAGATCAGAGAAAAATTAATTAAAGCCTGTGAAGGATTGGATATTAATATGGTTGAGTTAGAAAGTCATATAGATACTATCTATCAGGAAGATATTACAACTAAAAGGATACAGGAATCCCTGATCAACTTAACTGTATCTATGACAAACTTTGAATCCAGCCATTGGACAAATGTCGGCGGAAGACTCCTAATGATGGAAATCGAAAGGGAAGTATATCACGGCAGAGGTTATTCATATGGTGACTTTTATAAAACTGTAACTGATCTATGTAAAGATAATATCTATGACAACAGACTATTAGATTATACAAAAAAAGAAATTCAAGAGTTAAATAACTACATGGTGCCTGATAGAGATATGAACTATGACTATGCCGGAGCCAATATGTTTATAAATAGATACTTGTTAAAATATAATGGGGAAGTGTGGGAACTGCCTCAAGAGGTATTTATGACTATATCTATGATGCTCTCTCTGAATGAGAAAAAAGACAGGGTAGAAAAGGTTAAAAAGTTTTATGATGTTTTATCATTAAAAAAAATATCATTGGCAACACCAATTTTAGCTAATCTTAGGGTACCCAATGGAAATCTTGCTTCATGTTTTATAAGTGCCATAGATGATAATATAGAATCTATATTTTATAATGTAGATTCTATAGCAAAAATAAGTAAAAACGGTGGAGGAGTAGGAGTAAATCTTTCCAGAATCAGAGGAAAAGGGTCAGTCGTTAATGGATATTTAAATGCCAGTGGTGGAGTAACCCCTTGGATAAAGATAATAAACGATACTGCAGTAGCTGTAAATCAACAAGGAAGAAGAGCAGGAGCTGTGACTGTAGCACTGGATACCTGGCATATAGATATGGAACAATTTTTAGAGCTTCAGAGTGAAAATGGAGACCAGAGAGGTAAATCATATGATGTATATCCCCAGGTAGTGGTATCGGATCTATTCATGAAGAGAGTAGAAGAAAATAAAATCTGGACCTTATTTGACCCGTATGAAGTTCGAAAGAAATATAATCTTGAATTGTGTGAACTATATGGAGATGAATTTGAAGAGGCTTATAATAAACTTGAGGAAGATTTTGATCTGAAAATAGTAAAAAAAATAAGTGCTCGTGAACTCCTAAAGGAGATTATGAAGACACAGATAGAGACAGGAATGCCTTATATCTTTTTTAAAGATACGGCCAATAGGATGAATCATAACTCCCATAGTGGGATGATTGGTAACGGAAACCTTTGTATGGAAAGTTTTTCAAATTTCTCTCCTACGAAAAAGTTTGATGAAGTGAGAGAAGATACGGTCGGGATATCTAAAAATACACTGGGAGAGGTGCACACTTGTAACCTATTGTCTTTAAATCTGGCAGAGGTACAAGATGAAGAATTGGAGGAGATCAGTATATTAGCAGTAAGACTTCTCGATAATACAATCGAACTTACAAAATCACCCCTCAGAGAATCTGACAGACATAATGAACTATATAGAACTGTCGGTGTAGGAGCCATGGGCCTATCTGATTATTTGGCATATAGATACCTTATGTATGAGGAGTCTGCAGAAGAGGTCGATAAATTATTTGAAAAAATTGCTCTCTATACTCTGAAAGGAAGTGCTATTTTAGCCAAGGAAAGAGGACAATATAAGATGTTCTCTGGGTCTAGCTGGGATAAGGGAGTATTCTTTGGGAAACCAAAACAACACTATATAGATAGTTCAGAGATAGGATCGGAATGGGCAGAGGTATTTGAGATGGTAGCGGCTGATGGAATCAGAAATGGAGAACTTACAGCAGTAGCACCAAACACATCTACATCACTTCTAATGGGAGCTACAGCTTCTGTAAATCCAGTATTCTCCAGATTCTTTATTGAAAAAAATCAAAAAGGAGCCGTTCCAAGGGTAGTAAAACATCTGAATGACCGGTCTTGGTTTTACAGTGAAGCTAAAAAAATAGATCCCAAAGAATATGTTCGTGTAATGAGTAAAATCTCTAGATGGATCACTCAAGGTGTATCTATGGAATTATTATTTGACCTGAACAAAGATATAAAAGCTAAAGATATATACGACACTATAATGACTGCATGGAAAACCCAGTGTAAGTCAATATATTATACTAGAACCATTCAGAAAAACAGTAATATAATGAGGGAAAAAGAGGAGTGTGAAAGCTGTAGTGGATAG
- a CDS encoding xanthine dehydrogenase family protein molybdopterin-binding subunit, with protein sequence MGYVGKGIKKIDGMGLIKGASSYTEDIALGHNYLTVKLLRSPHAFARIKKIDTTIASKIEGIECILTYKDVTDKRFTLAGQSFPEPSPHDRRILGEYVRYVGDEVAIVAGTNEETVLKAMKLIKVDYEILEPVLDFEKAIDHKSIIHTEKPYTSFNFGNEHMRNIAAQDLLVEGDVEEELAKSDVVIEHSYHTQAQIHGMMENYIAVTYMDFQERMNIISSTQIPFHVRRHVSKILDIPRSKIKVIKPRVGGGFGGKQTAPMEIYPALITKVTGKPAKLVYNRKETHTCTTTRHEMKLTVKLGATKDGIINAVDIHGLSNTGAYGEHAWTVFSVVGQKTLPMYRAKARRFYGEVVYTNMTTAGAFRGYGATQGTFALESAVNELAKKLDMDPSVIREKNLVKQGEVNPTLNSFVGEKSIVLDSSTLDECITRGKEMIGWDKKYPMQMLSPTKARGIGMAVTMQGSGIHGIDTASATLKLNDDGFYTLLVGVSDMGQGCDTVVAQMAAEILCVPVSKIIVNSTDTDVNPYDPGAYASSGTYVTGNAVIKAANLMVEKIVAGASKILDISEEDIEFNGDSLLLKDGKEISLDEIAYRLVAYEGQNQIITTGTWGGHTSPPPFIAGFAEVEVDLETGKVEMIDYAAVVDCGTVINPNLARIQVEGGVAQGIGLALFEDIKHDTKGKMISDTFMQYKIPSRCDVGDIRVEFKPSFEHTGPFGAKSIGEVVINTSAPAIADAVANATGVRIRTLPITPEKVLMGMLNTKHSN encoded by the coding sequence ATGGGATATGTCGGGAAAGGAATAAAAAAGATAGACGGGATGGGGCTCATCAAGGGAGCATCATCGTACACTGAAGATATTGCATTAGGACACAACTATCTGACTGTTAAATTACTTCGTAGTCCCCATGCTTTTGCCAGAATAAAAAAGATAGATACAACTATAGCTTCTAAGATCGAAGGTATAGAATGTATATTGACCTATAAAGATGTAACTGATAAAAGATTTACTTTAGCAGGACAGTCTTTTCCTGAACCATCTCCTCATGACAGGAGAATATTGGGGGAATATGTAAGATATGTAGGAGATGAAGTTGCTATAGTTGCAGGAACAAATGAAGAAACTGTACTAAAGGCTATGAAACTCATAAAGGTAGACTATGAAATATTAGAACCGGTATTAGATTTTGAAAAAGCTATAGATCATAAAAGTATAATACATACTGAAAAACCATACACAAGTTTTAATTTTGGAAACGAACACATGAGAAATATAGCTGCCCAGGATCTTCTTGTAGAAGGGGATGTAGAGGAAGAATTAGCGAAATCAGACGTAGTAATTGAGCACAGCTATCATACTCAGGCACAGATCCATGGGATGATGGAAAATTATATAGCAGTTACCTATATGGACTTCCAGGAGAGAATGAATATAATCAGTTCTACTCAGATACCGTTTCATGTGAGAAGACACGTATCTAAGATACTGGATATACCGAGAAGTAAGATAAAAGTTATAAAACCTCGTGTAGGAGGAGGATTTGGAGGGAAACAAACGGCTCCAATGGAAATCTATCCTGCATTGATAACCAAAGTAACCGGGAAACCTGCAAAGTTAGTATATAATAGAAAGGAAACTCATACCTGTACCACTACCAGACATGAGATGAAATTAACAGTGAAATTAGGTGCTACTAAGGATGGAATCATAAATGCTGTGGATATCCACGGATTATCCAATACAGGAGCATATGGGGAACACGCATGGACTGTATTTAGTGTGGTAGGGCAAAAGACACTACCTATGTATAGAGCTAAGGCACGTAGATTTTATGGAGAAGTGGTATATACCAATATGACTACAGCAGGAGCATTTAGAGGTTATGGGGCTACACAAGGAACATTTGCATTGGAATCTGCAGTCAATGAATTGGCCAAAAAATTGGATATGGATCCAAGTGTAATACGTGAGAAAAATTTGGTAAAGCAAGGGGAAGTAAATCCTACTCTAAATAGTTTTGTAGGAGAGAAATCTATTGTTCTGGACAGTAGTACTTTGGATGAATGTATTACCAGGGGTAAGGAGATGATTGGATGGGATAAAAAATATCCAATGCAAATGCTATCACCTACAAAGGCAAGAGGTATTGGGATGGCTGTAACTATGCAGGGATCAGGTATCCACGGAATAGATACAGCGTCTGCAACATTAAAATTAAATGATGATGGATTCTACACACTGTTAGTAGGAGTAAGTGATATGGGGCAGGGCTGTGACACAGTAGTAGCTCAGATGGCTGCAGAAATACTATGTGTACCTGTATCTAAAATAATTGTAAATAGTACAGATACAGATGTAAATCCATACGACCCAGGTGCCTACGCTTCTAGTGGAACCTATGTTACAGGAAATGCAGTTATAAAAGCCGCTAACCTTATGGTAGAAAAGATAGTTGCTGGGGCCTCTAAAATATTGGACATTTCAGAGGAAGATATAGAGTTTAACGGAGATTCATTGCTATTAAAAGATGGGAAAGAGATCTCGCTGGATGAAATAGCATATAGACTGGTAGCCTATGAAGGGCAGAATCAAATTATAACTACCGGTACCTGGGGAGGACACACTTCTCCACCACCATTTATAGCCGGGTTTGCTGAAGTTGAAGTGGATTTAGAAACTGGTAAGGTAGAGATGATAGACTATGCAGCTGTAGTCGACTGCGGTACAGTGATTAATCCAAATTTAGCTCGTATCCAGGTTGAAGGTGGAGTAGCTCAAGGGATTGGATTAGCTCTATTTGAGGATATAAAGCACGACACAAAAGGTAAGATGATATCCGATACATTTATGCAGTATAAGATCCCGTCTAGATGTGATGTTGGAGATATAAGGGTAGAATTTAAACCTAGTTTTGAGCATACAGGCCCATTTGGTGCAAAATCAATAGGAGAGGTAGTTATCAACACATCTGCTCCTGCAATTGCAGATGCAGTAGCTAATGCTACAGGGGTAAGAATAAGAACCCTACCTATTACACCTGAAAAAGTACTTATGGGAATGTTAAACACAAAGCATTCAAATTAA
- a CDS encoding FAD binding domain-containing protein, producing the protein MFTIKQHLMAQSIEEGYETLVKNRNNLILGGTAFLRLGNKNINIGIDLSNLELDYIREDENNIEIGPMTTFRSIETNKLLKENFDGIVAESVEEIVGIQLRSVITAGATVASKYGFSDFITALLSLDTHIELYKGGVMSLETYLAEEKVPKDILVRIIIKKDGKKAAFKTMRNSKSDYAILNCAVSNLGGEYRIAVGARPGRAVVKIINNDELMNNIEAVVDEMKFGTNMRASGEYRKMIAKVLIRRCIEEVK; encoded by the coding sequence ATGTTTACAATAAAACAGCATTTAATGGCTCAGTCCATAGAGGAAGGGTATGAAACTTTAGTTAAAAATAGAAATAATCTGATCTTAGGAGGGACAGCCTTTTTGAGATTAGGAAATAAAAATATCAATATAGGGATAGATCTGTCTAATTTAGAATTGGATTATATCAGAGAAGACGAAAATAATATAGAGATAGGCCCTATGACAACTTTTAGAAGTATAGAAACTAATAAGTTGTTAAAGGAAAATTTTGATGGGATAGTAGCTGAATCAGTAGAGGAAATTGTAGGTATCCAATTAAGATCTGTTATAACTGCAGGGGCTACAGTAGCTTCTAAATATGGGTTTTCAGATTTTATAACAGCACTTCTATCTTTGGATACTCATATAGAGTTGTATAAGGGTGGAGTCATGTCTTTAGAAACATATTTAGCTGAGGAAAAAGTGCCTAAAGATATATTGGTAAGAATTATAATTAAAAAGGATGGAAAAAAAGCAGCTTTTAAAACTATGAGAAATTCAAAGAGTGATTATGCTATCTTAAATTGTGCTGTTTCCAACCTAGGTGGAGAATATAGAATAGCTGTAGGAGCTAGACCTGGAAGGGCAGTAGTAAAAATAATTAATAACGATGAACTGATGAATAATATAGAAGCAGTAGTAGATGAGATGAAATTTGGAACAAATATGAGAGCCAGTGGAGAATACAGAAAGATGATAGCAAAAGTTCTGATTAGAAGATGTATAGAGGAAGTGAAATAA
- a CDS encoding glutaredoxin, whose amino-acid sequence MIKIYGKENCRQCEELKSKLINSGTEFKYIEDIKELRIVASKAKIMSAPIVEYNNKFFTMDSFLEEVK is encoded by the coding sequence ATGATAAAAATATACGGAAAAGAAAATTGCAGACAATGTGAGGAATTAAAGTCTAAACTGATTAATAGTGGTACAGAGTTTAAATATATAGAAGATATCAAAGAATTGAGGATTGTAGCAAGTAAGGCAAAGATAATGTCAGCACCAATAGTTGAATATAACAATAAATTCTTTACTATGGATAGTTTTTTAGAAGAGGTAAAATAA
- a CDS encoding (2Fe-2S)-binding protein, whose protein sequence is MEIKLKINGISKDITIKEGEYLQSALKRLGFLNVRKGCETGSCGLCTVLLDGKPTLSCSTLAVRGIKKEITTLEGESVEVAKFAEVLTDEGADQCGYCSPGFTLTVIAMKRELESPTTDEIKHYLTGNLCRCTGYMGQLRAVKKYMEVK, encoded by the coding sequence ATGGAAATTAAATTAAAAATAAATGGTATAAGTAAAGATATAACTATAAAAGAAGGTGAGTATCTACAGTCGGCTTTAAAAAGACTGGGATTTTTAAATGTAAGAAAAGGATGTGAGACTGGTTCTTGTGGTCTATGTACAGTATTATTAGATGGTAAACCAACTCTTTCTTGCTCAACATTGGCTGTTAGAGGAATCAAAAAAGAGATCACTACCCTAGAGGGAGAAAGTGTCGAAGTAGCAAAATTTGCTGAAGTTTTAACTGATGAAGGAGCAGATCAATGTGGATATTGTTCTCCTGGGTTTACTTTGACTGTAATAGCAATGAAGAGAGAATTGGAATCTCCTACAACAGATGAGATAAAGCATTATTTAACTGGGAACCTATGTAGATGTACTGGTTACATGGGACAGCTTAGAGCAGTTAAAAAATATATGGAGGTAAAATAA
- a CDS encoding NTP transferase domain-containing protein, with amino-acid sequence MITAIVLASGFSSRMGRNKLLLSKDGIPMIEHLFRKLYKINFHSIIVVTQYREVERLAKSYGYTTIINDMPQNGISESIKLGVNNTDIDSNFMFFTGDQPFLTSEVIEKIMDVSDDQYIVVPRFLGKNKSPVIFGNVYRGDLLKLTGDTGGKVIIKNNLDSIKYVNFSDGSDFLDIDTVEEYEKIR; translated from the coding sequence ATGATTACAGCTATAGTGTTAGCTTCTGGGTTTAGTTCACGGATGGGAAGGAATAAACTCCTACTATCAAAAGATGGTATCCCAATGATTGAACACCTTTTTCGTAAATTATATAAAATAAATTTTCATAGTATTATAGTAGTTACCCAGTATAGGGAAGTGGAGAGGCTGGCCAAATCATATGGTTATACAACGATTATAAATGATATGCCGCAAAATGGAATAAGTGAAAGTATAAAATTAGGGGTGAACAATACAGATATAGACTCTAATTTTATGTTCTTTACCGGGGACCAGCCATTTCTTACCAGTGAAGTTATAGAAAAAATAATGGATGTTTCTGACGATCAATATATAGTAGTTCCAAGATTTTTAGGTAAAAATAAAAGTCCTGTTATATTCGGAAATGTATACAGAGGTGATCTCTTAAAGTTAACTGGTGACACCGGTGGAAAAGTAATAATAAAAAATAACCTAGATAGTATAAAATATGTAAATTTTTCTGATGGAAGTGATTTTTTAGATATAGATACCGTGGAAGAATATGAAAAAATAAGGTAG
- a CDS encoding uracil-xanthine permease family protein has protein sequence MKNRSPYDLDGVPVLKEAIPLGLQHILAMFVSNLAPILIVGGVIGIPSEKLTFLIQCTMFVSGINTLIQAYRIGPIGARLPVVVGTSFAFVPVAISIGLKYGFEGVLGAALVGGLFEAFIGLFMRKVRKFFPPIVTGVVVLSIGLSLLPVGIKNLAGGFGAKDFGSLSNLFLGGTVLVVVIIFNQFAKGIWRTAAIAVGTVAGIIIAGFMGKIDFGAVSQASYFVVPKPFTYGLEFHLDAILAMMLMYVVSAVETVGDMSGVTMGGANREVTDKELSGGILADGFGGVVAASFSILPTTSFSQNTGIVAMTGVMSRFVVGTGAMFLIVGAFIPKIGALISIIPASVIGGSLVMLFAMIAISGINLITKEQLVGRNAVIVAVALGLGFGMGSVPEALAYLPESFKLIFGGSGIVVSAGIAVVLNIILPKEIEQKEEIKLKRA, from the coding sequence ATGAAAAATAGATCACCATATGATTTGGATGGAGTACCGGTACTGAAGGAAGCTATACCATTAGGTTTACAGCATATATTAGCAATGTTTGTGAGTAACCTGGCACCGATATTGATAGTTGGAGGAGTTATAGGAATTCCAAGTGAGAAGTTGACATTTTTAATTCAATGTACTATGTTTGTATCAGGGATAAATACATTGATTCAGGCATATAGAATAGGGCCTATTGGAGCTAGATTACCAGTTGTTGTGGGAACAAGTTTTGCATTCGTACCTGTGGCGATCTCAATCGGATTAAAATATGGATTCGAGGGTGTATTAGGAGCAGCATTGGTCGGTGGATTATTTGAAGCATTTATCGGATTGTTCATGAGAAAAGTTAGAAAGTTTTTCCCACCAATCGTAACAGGTGTAGTAGTTTTATCTATTGGGCTATCTTTATTACCAGTTGGGATAAAAAACTTAGCTGGCGGATTTGGAGCAAAAGATTTTGGATCATTATCAAACTTATTTTTAGGTGGAACAGTACTAGTAGTTGTTATTATCTTCAATCAATTTGCAAAGGGTATTTGGAGAACAGCAGCAATAGCAGTTGGAACAGTAGCAGGAATAATAATAGCAGGATTTATGGGGAAGATCGATTTTGGAGCTGTAAGTCAAGCCAGTTACTTTGTAGTACCTAAACCATTTACATATGGATTAGAATTTCATCTAGACGCTATATTAGCAATGATGCTGATGTATGTAGTATCAGCTGTGGAAACAGTAGGAGACATGTCAGGAGTAACAATGGGTGGAGCCAATAGAGAAGTAACAGATAAAGAATTATCTGGAGGAATCTTAGCCGATGGTTTTGGAGGAGTTGTAGCAGCTTCTTTTAGTATCTTACCGACTACTTCATTCAGCCAAAATACAGGAATTGTAGCCATGACAGGAGTTATGAGTAGATTTGTTGTAGGAACTGGAGCCATGTTCTTAATAGTAGGAGCGTTTATTCCAAAGATAGGAGCATTGATATCTATCATACCTGCCAGTGTCATAGGTGGAAGTTTAGTTATGTTATTTGCAATGATAGCTATAAGTGGAATAAATTTGATCACAAAAGAGCAATTAGTAGGTAGAAATGCAGTAATAGTAGCTGTGGCTCTAGGATTAGGATTTGGAATGGGAAGTGTTCCAGAAGCATTAGCTTATTTACCTGAGTCGTTTAAATTAATATTTGGAGGATCTGGAATAGTTGTATCAGCTGGAATAGCAGTTGTATTAAATATAATCCTGCCTAAAGAAATAGAGCAAAAAGAAGAAATCAAATTAAAAAGAGCATAG
- the yqeC gene encoding selenium cofactor biosynthesis protein YqeC encodes MNDLKIKKGDVVSIVGAGGKTTLLNHLSIEYSLDNSVLMTTTTKIFTPLKYDYLYHDINFLDTISYPLKNSLYVVTPKYKDKLSSLPMVDLKRLIKYFDYTFVEADGSKMKPLKGWNETEPVICTETTITIGVIDLTHIGKVIDKNFIHRVELFCKLVGKREGDILTLDDYVKIILKKDGIFKNSKGKKVIYFSKVDLMKNLEIIDEIKSKLYDRKFVGEIVEI; translated from the coding sequence ATGAATGATTTAAAAATTAAAAAAGGGGATGTGGTATCCATAGTAGGAGCGGGAGGGAAGACCACTCTCCTAAACCATCTATCCATTGAGTATAGTCTGGATAACTCAGTTCTTATGACTACAACTACTAAGATATTTACCCCTCTAAAATATGATTATCTTTATCATGATATAAATTTTTTAGATACAATATCTTACCCTCTAAAAAATAGTCTCTATGTAGTAACTCCTAAATATAAGGATAAATTGTCCAGTCTTCCTATGGTAGATTTAAAAAGGTTGATAAAATATTTTGACTATACTTTTGTAGAGGCAGATGGTTCAAAGATGAAACCCCTTAAGGGGTGGAATGAAACTGAGCCAGTTATATGTACTGAGACCACTATAACCATAGGTGTAATAGATCTTACCCATATAGGGAAGGTAATAGACAAAAATTTTATCCACAGAGTAGAATTATTTTGTAAGTTAGTAGGGAAGAGGGAAGGAGATATCCTTACTCTAGATGATTATGTTAAAATCATTCTAAAAAAAGACGGGATCTTTAAAAACTCAAAGGGAAAAAAAGTTATATATTTCAGTAAGGTAGATCTGATGAAAAATTTAGAAATTATAGATGAGATAAAAAGTAAACTATACGATAGAAAATTTGTTGGAGAAATTGTAGAAATATAA